One Vallitalea pronyensis genomic region harbors:
- a CDS encoding DUF2225 domain-containing protein, with translation MSNIFSGLDKLGFDVKNIDIYEKKKKVEKKRGNFVIKETPKLKVADILYDRKVMCPVCGEYFVTRSVRAGKSKLLSVDTDLRPKYDIITPYAYDVILCNGCGYTALNRFFKKITPRQSEWIKTHISNHYRGKMYPDEYTFEMAIERYKLALLNAVIKKSKTSEKAYICLKISWLYRSYIEDLVKMSSSDNYKLIETCHKNEYAFIEKAYEGFIGTYENESFPACGMEEITIMYLIGDLARRLGYLTEASKWISRVIITNDANNRLKEKARQVKELIKKAQKEAHNDKQKEA, from the coding sequence TAATATATTTTCTGGACTTGATAAATTAGGTTTTGATGTAAAAAATATAGATATATACGAAAAAAAGAAAAAGGTAGAGAAGAAAAGAGGAAATTTTGTTATAAAAGAAACACCCAAATTAAAAGTCGCCGACATTCTGTATGACCGAAAAGTAATGTGTCCCGTATGTGGTGAGTACTTTGTCACACGGTCGGTGCGAGCCGGTAAATCCAAACTACTATCTGTGGATACTGACCTAAGACCTAAGTATGATATTATTACACCCTATGCTTATGATGTTATTCTATGCAATGGCTGCGGATATACCGCTTTAAATCGTTTTTTTAAAAAAATCACACCTAGGCAGTCAGAATGGATAAAAACACATATATCGAATCATTATCGGGGTAAGATGTATCCTGATGAATATACCTTTGAGATGGCTATAGAACGGTACAAATTAGCATTATTGAATGCTGTCATTAAAAAATCAAAAACCAGTGAAAAAGCTTATATCTGTCTAAAGATATCATGGCTCTATCGGTCGTACATAGAAGATTTAGTGAAAATGTCAAGTAGCGATAATTACAAACTTATAGAAACATGTCATAAAAATGAGTATGCGTTTATTGAGAAAGCTTATGAAGGTTTTATAGGGACTTATGAAAATGAATCCTTTCCAGCTTGTGGTATGGAAGAAATAACCATCATGTATCTCATAGGCGATTTAGCGCGAAGGCTTGGGTATCTCACAGAAGCATCCAAATGGATTTCACGGGTTATTATCACGAATGATGCCAATAATCGCCTAAAAGAAAAGGCAAGACAAGTAAAAGAACTCATTAAGAAAGCACAAAAAGAAGCCCATAACGATAAGCAGAAAGAAGCTTAA
- a CDS encoding DUF6062 family protein, with the protein MKETIYTIPVMDAFKESNECPFCYMYHTLETQAINFVLGPSYMETDVREKTNELGFCKEHLTKLYSQKNRLGLALMLHSHMDVTKHSLEKLLTDPVKKPKKSFLKKEASEQKLTTYLKEQSSKCYICDKVQDTFNRYVDTFFYLWKKDKTFVDLVKTCKGFCLEHFADIYQEGPKHLNDHALKSFLDTIVPIQLDNLQRVQDDLDWFIKKSDYRFADEPWKNSRDALVRSMVKSNSLITDED; encoded by the coding sequence ATGAAAGAAACAATCTACACAATCCCTGTTATGGATGCATTTAAAGAATCAAATGAATGTCCATTCTGCTATATGTACCATACATTAGAAACCCAAGCAATTAACTTTGTTCTAGGACCTTCCTACATGGAAACGGATGTTCGTGAGAAGACCAATGAATTGGGTTTCTGTAAAGAACATCTCACCAAATTATACAGTCAAAAGAACCGATTAGGTTTAGCTTTGATGCTACATAGCCATATGGACGTTACCAAGCATTCACTTGAAAAACTTCTTACTGACCCCGTAAAAAAACCGAAAAAAAGCTTCCTAAAAAAAGAAGCATCTGAGCAAAAATTAACCACTTATCTAAAGGAACAATCCTCTAAGTGTTATATTTGTGATAAGGTTCAAGATACATTTAACCGCTATGTAGATACCTTTTTCTATCTTTGGAAAAAAGATAAAACATTTGTGGATTTGGTTAAAACATGTAAGGGCTTTTGCCTTGAACATTTTGCAGATATTTACCAAGAAGGTCCAAAACATCTGAATGATCACGCACTAAAAAGCTTCTTAGATACGATAGTGCCTATACAACTGGACAACCTTCAGCGTGTTCAAGATGACCTTGATTGGTTTATAAAAAAATCCGATTATCGTTTTGCAGATGAACCTTGGAAAAACTCACGAGATGCCCTTGTAAGGTCCATGGTGAAATCGAATAGTCTTATAACGGATGAGGATTAA